In a genomic window of Styela clava chromosome 11, kaStyClav1.hap1.2, whole genome shotgun sequence:
- the LOC120328789 gene encoding WD repeat-containing protein 74-like yields MEKTKSVNVWLGSEPGILKAVDLVGKVATNYYDQSNIGKEQEIVSMCRDGSGGSKIYTGHKCGTIRQFDYNTGQFNPPIPIPEFATSSDELVKIYNHDESFVTCTTKGNFLVWKNQENTSEIIQNSNLGPNIHDVVFNKDKSKFASGGKENALKVFDFESLENPIFKAKNVPHDWLQLRVPIWVTGIRFFENSSQIVTCTGKSQVRLYDTAAEQRRPVIEMKFDEYPLTAVSLTHNENQVIAGNTRGMVGMFDLRKKGLVRSFKGLAGGVRCLECHPTLDYIASCGLDRFLRIHNINTGKLEYKVYLKARLNCLMFSDLDFIADARKAADAEKEAEQTRKRKFDNEILDGEDDTLWRKMKTINDNDDSANSESDDDEQNDESSYSSDDSS; encoded by the coding sequence ATGGAAAAAACAAAATCAGTGAACGTTTGGCTCGGATCAGAACCTGGAATCCTAAAAGCCGTTGATCTTGTCGGAAAAGTTGCAACGAATTATTACGATCAATCAAATATCGGGAAAGAACAGGAAATTGTTTCAATGTGTCGGGATGGTAGTGGCGGCTCTAAGATTTACACGGGACATAAATGTGGGACAATACGACAATTTGACTACAATACGGGGCAGTTTAACCCCCCAATTCCAATCCCCGAATTTGCTACCTCGTCCGATGAGTTAGTAAAAATCTACAATCATGATGAATCCTTCGTTACTTGTACTACTAAAGGAAATTTCTTGGTTTGGAAAAACCAAGAAAATACGTCCGAAATTATACAAAACAGTAATTTAGGGCCTAATATCCATGATGTTGTCTTTAATAAAGATAAAAGTAAGTTTGCCTCCGGTGGTAAAGAAAACGCTTTGaaagtttttgattttgaaagttTAGAAAACCCGATTTTTAAAGCGAAAAATGTTCCACATGACTGGTTACAACTCAGAGTCCCTATTTGGGTCACAGGAATTCGTTTTTTCGAAAATTCGTCCCAAATTGTAACATGTACCGGGAAAAGTCAAGTTAGATTGTATGATACTGCAGCTGAACAGCGAAGGCCGGTTATAGAAATGAAATTTGATGAATACCCGCTTACTGCTGTCTCTTTGACGCACAACGAGAATCAAGTCATAGCTGGAAACACCCGAGGTATGGTCGGAATGTTCGACTTACGTAAAAAGGGATTGGTTCGTTCTTTTAAAGGATTAGCGGGGGGTGTACGATGCCTCGAATGCCACCCTACATTGGATTATATTGCCTCGTGTGGTCTCGATAGATTTTTACGGATCCATAATATAAACACTGGTAAATTGGAATATAAAGTTTATTTGAAAGCGAGATTAAATTGTCTCATGTTCAGTGATCTTGATTTTATCGCTGATGCGCGAAAAGCCGCTGATGCAGAAAAAGAAGCGGAGCAAACTCGAAAACGTAAATTTGACAACGAAATTTTGGATGGGGAAGATGACACCTTGTGGCGAAAAATGAAAACTATTAATGACAATGATGACTCCGCAAATTCCGAAAGTGATGATGATGAACAAAATGATGAGTCATCATATTCTAGTGATGATTCTTCTTAA
- the LOC120328810 gene encoding platelet glycoprotein 4-like: MSKSKQKNCCCTRECGLITAGIIGAILVILGGMLVFIFDTVYENIVKRESVIANNTDAYAAWSAPPPLYFELYVFNCTNPKEYLAGAENGTYVKPHFQELGPYVYKEFQKKDQMEFLDTEPEELRYRSTAKYYFEPSLSSGSEDDLVTTVNIIATAVPSIVEYWIETVPLNDTTARVLRRTVNKMINDAGSELLFTKTVGELLFGFHDELLSLIVNTIELLPIEGLPEGDLPETFGLFSTMNNSAGWYNYTIYTGKESYLLMNKLIAYNDIRELDFWFGEECNMINGTDGTTMPAFMNKDETMYIFVDDICRSMYAEFYEEVNIKGVPGWEYRIPRQLFEAPSTYEPNECWCPDLSLDVCQHSGGLPLSSCLYGAPIFMTSPHFLYAEYYLDFVEGLEPNEDDHATPLVYEPSTGICIRADKRLQINMYMMPFEHYDIMNKFPDMYYVFPILWLNESYIVSDDDAASMYRYLVQPGESFAITQIVFCIVGSVLVVAVIYFAAVMHFNKKNKGNDISSEDYEIKQEKTKYSPSNGNTYYDNGGMEMKEDVPEDKTEYRAYENVEKDVPVTQL; the protein is encoded by the exons atgtCAAAATCAAAGCAGAAGAATTGTTGCTGCACCCGGGAATGTGGTCTAATCACAGCTGGGATTATTGGAGCGATACTTGTGATTCTTGGAGGAATGTTGGTGTTTATATTCGACACCGTGTACGAGAATATTGTCAAAAGG GAATCTGTTATTGCAAACAACACAGATGCTTATGCAGCATGGTCAGCACCTCCGCCATTGTATTTTGAATTGTACGTCTTCAATTGTACGAATCCCAAAGAATATCTCGCCGGAGCAGAGAATGGTACTTACGTTAAACCACACTTTCAAGAGCTCGGGCCTTATGTGTATAA agaatttcaaaaaaaagacCAGATGGAATTTCTGGACACCGAACCAGAAGAGTTAAGATATCGATCAACAGCCAAATACTACTTTGAACCTTCATTGTCAAGCGGGAGTGAAGATGACTTGGTCACAACCGTAAATATAATTGCAACT GCTGTTCCATCAATTGTGGAATACTGGATAGAAACAGTGCCACTCAATGACACGACCGCAAGAGTTTTGCGAAGAACCGTAAATAAAATGATCAACGACGCCGGTTCGGAGCTACTTTTTACAAAAACAGTCGGAGAACTTTTGTTCGGTTTCCATGACGAACTTTTATCTCTTATAGTCAACACGATCGAATTGCTTCCCATTGAAGGCTTACCTGAGGGAGATTTGCCAGAGACTTTTGGACTTTTTTCAACG aTGAATAACTCTGCAGGATGGTACAACTACACGATCTACACAGGGAAGGAGAGTTACCTCTTAATGAACAAGCTCATTGCTTATAATGACATCAG GGAACTTGATTTCTGGTTTGGAGAAGAATGCAACATGATAAATGGCACAG ATGGAACAACTATGCCAGCCTTCATGAATAAAGATGAAACAATGTATATATTTGTGGATGATATTTGTAG gtCCATGTATGCTGAATTCTATGAAGAAGTGAACATTAAAGGCGTGCCGGGATGGGAGTACAGAATCCCGCGACAATTATTCGAAGCACCTAGTACTTATGAACCTAATGAATGTTGGTGTCCTGATCTCAGTTTGGATGTCTGTCAACACAGCGGAGGGTTGCCACTTTCTTCATGCTTATATG GTGCCCCAATCTTCATGACGTCACCTCACTTTTTGTACGCAGAATATTATCTAGATTTTGTTGAAGGCTTGGAACCAAATGAAGATGATCATGCCACTCCTTTAGTTTATGAACCT AGCACAGGGATCTGTATCAGAGCTGACAAAAGGTTACAAATCAACATGTATATGATGCCATTTGAACATTATGA caTCATGAACAAATTCCCAGACATGTATTACGTTTTCCCGATTCTCTGGTTGAACGAATCCTACATTGTGAGTGACGATGACGCAGCTTCTATGTACAG GTACTTGGTCCAACCAGGAGAATCATTTGCGATCACTCAAATCGTTTTCTGCATTGTTGGATCAGTCTTAGTTGTTGCTGTCATATATTTTGCCGCAGTGATGCATTTTAATAAGAAGAATAAAGGAAATGATATT TCTTCTGAAGactatgaaataaaacaagaaaaaacgaaatattcTCCATCAAATGGGAACACTTATTATGACAACGGGGGAATGGAGATGAAGGAAGATGTTCCTGAAGATAAAACAG AATATCGAGCTTACGAGAATGTAGAAAAAGATGTTCCAGTAACTCAATTATAA
- the LOC120328819 gene encoding uncharacterized protein LOC120328819, translating into MTTLISKIAFILFIIKSSLGGVLECEQICGGITKSIPKPLRGRPGPPGPTDYKAIDEVVQVKMKELTKSLEMKMIEMQKKFEEKLEMTVQSLKNEISSTKEALCHVRYNEKCFWIVAQTGTNFKVGEETCAKVPGGKPANIYDQKHYDSIIKHMRSQIPSDVFGLYLWIGMTYDFQSKNVKLNDGKTSTFVKWREHYPGMTHEYTGLLIMARRDAAEKFEGIYNQNPKYKKPGVLCEA; encoded by the exons ATGACGACACTTATCAGCAAAATCGCATTCAtcctatttattataaaatcgTCACTAGGTGGCGTTTTGGAGTGTGAACAAATATGTGGTGGAATTACGAAATCCATTCCTAAGCCATTGAGAGGGAGGCCGGGACCTCCCGGACCGACGGACTATAAAGCTATTGATGAGGTTGTGCAAGTAAAAATGAAGGAGT tgacaaAGTCCCTGGAAATGAAGATGATAGAAATgcagaaaaaatttgaagaaaaattggaaatgaCTGTTCAAAgtctgaaaaatgaaatttcaagcACGAAAGAAG CTCTGTGCCACGTTCGATACAACGAGAAATGCTTTTGGATCGTCGCCCAAACAGGCACGAATTTTAAGGTCGGTGAGGAGACCTGTGCAAAAGTTCCCGGGGGAAAACCCGCAAATATTTACGACCAAAAGCATTATGATTCAATAATTAAACACATGAGGTCTCAAATCCCTTCTGATGTATTTGGGTTGTATCTCTGGATCGGGATGACCTATGACTTTCAG agcaaaaatgTTAAATTGAACGACGGCAAGACATCAACATTCGTCAAATGGAGAGAGCATTACCCAGGAATGACTCATGAATATACAGGGCTCCTCATAATGGCAAGAAGAGACGCGGCAGAGAAATTTGAAGGAATTTATAATCAGAATCCGAAGTACAAAAAGCCTGGAGTTTTATGCGAagcttga